The Benincasa hispida cultivar B227 chromosome 11, ASM972705v1, whole genome shotgun sequence genome has a segment encoding these proteins:
- the LOC120090833 gene encoding uncharacterized protein LOC120090833 encodes MFKGARDPAGVEVWLDLIEKCFNVMRYPSSVRSREMVEDCRCQKELIRDPGATHSFISSMFASYIDRMIESMPEDLFISTPVGDVLVVHEYYRNCEKEVVFRRPGNYEILFIGNKRLLSSSLKSAFKARKLLSKRCVAYLAYVEFLDVFPEELLGFPPNKKVEFTTDLIPGTTLISQTSYKMTPTELKELKVQLQELIDKGYIRPIKGSYSVFYDRLEVKIPSVKSKEADVLKNAFRTEYVHYEFLVMPFGLANALVIFMDLMNRIFHPYLDRFGIVFIDDILVYLGSREKHVEHLRIVLQT; translated from the exons ATGTTCAAAGGTGCCAGAGATCCAGCAGGTGTTGAAGTCTGGTTAGATTTGATTGAGAAGTGTTTTAACGTGATGAGATATCCTAGCAGTGTTCGAAGCCGAGAAATGGTGGAAGATTGTCGCTGCCAAAAGGAATTGATCAGAG ATCCTGGTGCTACAcattcattcatatctagcatgtttgCATCCTATATAGATAGGATGATTGAAAGCATGCCTGAGGACTTGTTTATTTCTACGCCTGTTGGAGATGTTTTAGTGGTGCATGAGTATTATAGAAATTGTGAG AAAGAGGTAGTGTTTAGAAGGCCAGGGAATTATGAGATATTGTTTATAGGAAACAAAAGACTTCTCTCTAGTAGTTTGAAATCAGCATTCAAAGCTAGGAAGCTGTTGAGCAAAAGATGTGTTGCCTATCTGGCATATGTG GAGTTTCTtgatgtgttccctgaagagttGTTAGGATTTCCACCTAACAAGAAGGTCGAATTTACTACTGACCTGATTCCAGGTACAACACTTATTTCACAGACATCGTACAAGATGACACCAACTGAGTTAAAGGAGTTGAAGGTGCAATTACAGGAGTTAATtgataaggggtacattagacctA ttaaagggagctaCAGTGTTTTCTATGATAGACTTGAGGTCAAGATACCATCAGTTAAAAGTAAAGAGGCAGATGTTCTGAAGAATGCTTTCAGGACTGAATACGTGCACTATGAGTTTTTAGTCATGCCATTTGGTTTGGCAAATGCCCTTGTGATATTCATGGACCTTATGAACAGAATATTCCATCCCTATCTGGATCGGTTTGGAAtagtctttattgatgacattttGGTGTATTTAGGTAGCAGGGAGAAGCATGTGGAACATCTAAGGATAGTGCTCCAGACGTGA